The Celeribacter marinus genome window below encodes:
- a CDS encoding DUF6950 family protein, with product MEQPIVAPRDTTRVPHWEQILADSLTNAQARPFVWGEHDCATWAFDLHRDLTDGPDHAALWRGRYRTRVGCGRVLRRLGWTSLEDGGRALLGDPLEDVRLAQRGDLILGGAPEAFGVVIGATAAFVAPAGLVRLPLSTCRLAWRT from the coding sequence ATGGAGCAACCAATTGTTGCCCCACGCGATACTACCCGCGTGCCCCATTGGGAGCAGATCCTTGCTGATTCGTTAACGAACGCTCAGGCACGTCCCTTCGTCTGGGGCGAGCACGACTGCGCCACCTGGGCCTTTGATCTGCACCGCGATCTGACGGACGGCCCGGATCATGCGGCACTCTGGCGGGGGCGGTATCGCACACGGGTCGGCTGCGGACGGGTGTTGCGCCGCCTTGGCTGGACAAGCCTTGAAGACGGCGGGCGCGCTTTGCTGGGCGACCCGCTTGAGGATGTGCGGCTCGCACAGCGTGGCGATCTGATCCTGGGCGGTGCGCCTGAAGCTTTTGGTGTCGTCATCGGCGCCACGGCCGCTTTTGTTGCGCCTGCGGGTCTGGTGCGCCTGCCGCTCTCAACCTGCCGTCTCGCCTGGAGGACCTGA
- a CDS encoding phage tail protein — translation MKLTYDADAFPGGIPNITVDMEGKADIFDPRTGAQVYTDNAALCVADYMAHTTYGIGAVIGGADGIETDSLIEAANICDEAVPLAAGGSEARYTCNGVVSLSETPKTIIEAMLTAMAGRCIWQAGQWRMRAGAYRVPETTITADDVRDGGMTLTTRQSRASNFNAVRGQFVSPENSWQPDDFPAYASEAYRLEDNGERVWRDISLPFTISASMAQRLAKIELERARRQMSLKVAGKLKAWRVAAGETTYVHYARWGFGGAALPEGKPFDVEAVRLDLTQVGQGPRLAPELLLRETSPLIYDWDALEEQIYAAAPRTALPTAFDIAPPGAPQITEQLYVTRDGSAVKVLARIAWEAAASGFVDTYQVETRRNGGDGGDWLDRGRTSGTRMELRDIQPGQWDVRIKAISVLGVSSSWRSGALEIVGLTAPPAALTGLTIQSAGGLAVLKWQRSVDVDVRVGGNVIIRHSKEMTATWANSTLMDRVSGGEAIAVVPLKPGTYLLRAEDSEGRIGPVSTVSTKGVQILSFAQLNTLAAEPAFAGQRPILKRSAEP, via the coding sequence TTGAAGCTGACCTATGACGCAGATGCCTTTCCGGGCGGCATTCCGAACATCACCGTGGATATGGAGGGCAAGGCCGACATTTTTGATCCAAGGACCGGCGCGCAGGTCTATACCGACAATGCGGCGCTGTGCGTGGCGGATTACATGGCTCATACGACCTATGGCATCGGGGCCGTGATCGGCGGTGCAGACGGGATCGAGACCGACAGTCTGATTGAGGCCGCCAATATTTGCGACGAGGCTGTGCCATTGGCTGCAGGAGGGTCTGAGGCGCGCTATACCTGCAATGGTGTGGTCTCGCTTTCGGAGACGCCCAAGACCATCATCGAGGCGATGCTGACTGCGATGGCAGGCCGCTGCATCTGGCAAGCGGGCCAGTGGCGCATGCGGGCGGGGGCCTACCGCGTGCCTGAGACGACGATCACGGCAGATGATGTGCGCGATGGTGGCATGACCCTGACCACACGCCAAAGCCGGGCGTCAAACTTCAACGCTGTGCGGGGCCAGTTTGTCAGCCCTGAGAACAGCTGGCAGCCTGATGACTTCCCGGCCTATGCCAGTGAGGCCTACCGGCTCGAGGACAATGGTGAGCGGGTCTGGCGGGATATCTCGCTGCCGTTCACGATCTCCGCCTCCATGGCGCAGCGGTTGGCGAAAATTGAGCTAGAGCGCGCACGGCGCCAAATGAGCCTCAAGGTGGCGGGCAAGCTGAAGGCCTGGCGCGTGGCGGCTGGAGAAACAACATATGTGCACTACGCCCGTTGGGGGTTTGGCGGCGCGGCTCTGCCGGAGGGCAAACCCTTTGACGTTGAGGCGGTGCGGCTGGATCTGACACAGGTTGGACAGGGTCCACGCTTGGCGCCAGAGCTTCTCCTGCGAGAAACCTCTCCCCTCATTTACGACTGGGATGCTTTGGAAGAACAGATTTATGCGGCAGCCCCACGCACAGCGCTGCCCACGGCCTTTGATATCGCCCCACCGGGTGCGCCGCAGATCACGGAACAGCTTTACGTCACACGCGACGGCTCGGCGGTGAAAGTCCTGGCGCGGATCGCCTGGGAGGCAGCAGCCTCGGGGTTCGTGGACACTTATCAAGTGGAGACGCGTAGGAATGGAGGGGATGGAGGTGACTGGCTGGACCGGGGTCGAACATCCGGCACGAGGATGGAGTTGCGCGACATCCAGCCGGGCCAATGGGACGTGCGGATCAAGGCGATCTCGGTGCTCGGGGTCTCCTCAAGCTGGCGTTCGGGGGCGTTGGAGATCGTGGGGCTCACGGCGCCACCGGCTGCCCTGACCGGACTGACCATCCAGTCTGCCGGCGGTCTTGCTGTGCTCAAATGGCAGCGCTCGGTTGATGTGGATGTGCGCGTGGGCGGCAATGTCATTATCCGCCACAGCAAGGAAATGACCGCCACTTGGGCGAACTCCACGCTGATGGACCGGGTGTCGGGTGGCGAGGCGATTGCGGTCGTGCCGCTCAAACCCGGGACCTACCTTCTACGCGCCGAAGACAGCGAGGGGCGGATTGGTCCTGTCAGCACGGTGAGCACCAAGGGGGTGCAGATCCTGAGCTTTGCCCAGCTGAATACGCTGGCGGCGGAGCCGGCTTTTGCCGGGCAAAGACCAATATTGAAGCGGTCAGCGGAACCTTAA